One stretch of Lachnospiraceae bacterium oral taxon 096 DNA includes these proteins:
- a CDS encoding sugar transferase has product MKNNERYKRLIKTCAAVIIVAVEVLLYWCVWTGYYNRIIEIPFWRRGNWLIVGLYGAILLFFLNTYGGLRIGYLRHGNLIYSQMLSIVLVNIFAYLELVLIDKKLYAPWLFLLLTAVDFIVVVAWVFIFQAVYATLFPPRSLLVVYGDKPVFSIWKKFNSRDDKYVISGAISLNRGIDHILHEAGKYGGVIVGDIPSHERNIIIKGCYDQGIRAYAVPKLSDILMRSATELNLFDTQLLLSKNEGPQIDQLFIKRVLDIIIASMMLIFTLPIFVLAAIAIYTTDRGPIFFRQKRLTVNGKEFDILKFRSMVVDAEKDGVARLAGQKDHRITKVGKVLRSTRLDELPQLLNILRGEMSMVGPRPERPEIAAEYKKEIPEFDFRLKMKAGLTGYAQVYGKYNTTPYDKLKLDLTYIRNYSMWLDLKLMILTPKILFIKESTEGIEDDALNALIHTENLKEEIYGKVQNLEEKIGRG; this is encoded by the coding sequence ATGAAGAACAATGAGCGTTATAAAAGATTAATAAAGACATGTGCAGCAGTCATAATTGTAGCAGTAGAAGTACTGCTCTATTGGTGTGTCTGGACGGGATATTATAATCGTATTATTGAAATCCCATTTTGGAGAAGAGGTAATTGGCTTATTGTTGGATTGTATGGTGCGATTCTTTTATTTTTTTTAAATACCTATGGAGGGTTGCGGATTGGCTACTTGCGCCATGGAAATTTGATTTATTCACAAATGCTTTCCATTGTTCTAGTGAATATTTTTGCTTATTTGGAGCTTGTGCTTATTGATAAAAAGCTCTATGCACCATGGCTATTTCTGCTTTTGACAGCAGTCGATTTTATTGTTGTTGTCGCCTGGGTATTTATTTTTCAGGCTGTCTATGCAACACTATTTCCACCGAGGTCATTATTGGTTGTCTATGGGGATAAGCCTGTATTTTCTATATGGAAAAAGTTCAATTCTAGAGATGATAAGTATGTAATTTCTGGGGCCATTAGTCTCAATCGAGGGATTGACCATATTCTCCATGAGGCAGGAAAATATGGAGGGGTAATTGTTGGAGATATCCCTTCTCATGAAAGAAACATTATTATCAAAGGTTGTTATGATCAAGGAATTCGAGCCTATGCTGTGCCAAAACTTAGTGATATATTGATGCGGAGTGCCACAGAACTCAATCTATTTGATACACAATTATTGCTCTCAAAAAATGAGGGACCACAGATTGATCAGCTATTTATTAAGCGGGTTCTGGATATTATCATTGCAAGCATGATGTTGATTTTTACATTGCCTATTTTTGTTTTGGCAGCAATCGCCATTTACACAACAGACAGAGGTCCAATATTTTTTCGACAGAAGCGATTGACTGTCAATGGAAAAGAATTTGATATTCTAAAATTTAGGAGCATGGTTGTGGATGCGGAAAAGGATGGTGTGGCAAGGTTAGCAGGACAAAAGGATCATAGGATTACAAAAGTAGGGAAGGTTCTTCGCAGCACACGCCTTGACGAATTGCCACAGCTTTTGAATATTTTGAGGGGAGAAATGAGCATGGTTGGACCTCGGCCAGAGCGACCAGAAATTGCGGCAGAATACAAGAAAGAAATTCCAGAGTTTGATTTTCGCTTAAAAATGAAGGCTGGATTGACTGGATATGCACAGGTCTATGGAAAGTATAATACGACACCCTATGATAAGTTGAAGCTTGATTTGACCTATATTCGAAATTATAGTATGTGGTTAGACTTGAAATTAATGATTTTGACACCAAAAATTCTCTTTATCAAGGAATCTACAGAAGGGATTGAGGATGATGCTCTCAATGCTTTGATTCATACAGAAAATTTGAAGGAAGAGATTTATGGCAAGGTGCAGAATTTGGAAGAGAAGATAGGGAGAGGTTAA
- a CDS encoding glycosyltransferase family 2 protein: MKILTIVIPMYNVQEYIEQCLQSFVIPEIMNKIEVLVIDDGSKDNSANIAKRYEEIYPEAYRVIHKENGGHGSTINIGISEAMGNYIKVVDGDDWVEQQGFRDLVCYLESTTVDLVMSQYCWVDHKTMKKSWEVDRLCKRAEFEKVYLSEDILADSFLKMHAMTFKTSILKNMPERLDEHCFYVDTEYMIFPLPYVNTVSFVDANVYMYRIGMDTQSMNLLNMQKRCDQHEKVLQRLLIYCSAHRGNINERAMIAAVARVVTSQYKIYLSFGHSRKKAMIQMDLMLKHNYKKIYDAVQNQAVCWIRRSRYCLFDVAAFAVRRSIK; encoded by the coding sequence ATGAAAATACTAACTATAGTAATTCCAATGTATAATGTGCAAGAATATATTGAACAATGTCTTCAATCCTTTGTTATTCCGGAAATTATGAATAAGATTGAGGTATTGGTGATCGATGATGGATCAAAGGACAATTCAGCAAATATTGCAAAAAGATATGAAGAGATCTATCCAGAAGCTTATCGAGTGATTCATAAGGAGAATGGTGGTCATGGATCAACAATTAATATAGGAATTAGTGAGGCAATGGGAAACTATATTAAGGTTGTGGATGGTGATGACTGGGTAGAACAACAAGGATTTAGAGATTTAGTGTGTTACTTAGAAAGTACAACAGTGGATCTTGTGATGAGTCAGTATTGTTGGGTGGATCATAAAACAATGAAAAAATCGTGGGAGGTAGATAGACTTTGCAAAAGGGCAGAGTTTGAAAAGGTTTATCTTTCGGAAGATATTCTGGCAGATTCGTTTTTAAAGATGCATGCAATGACCTTTAAGACAAGTATACTCAAGAATATGCCGGAACGATTGGATGAGCATTGTTTTTATGTGGACACAGAATATATGATTTTTCCATTACCCTATGTCAATACAGTGAGTTTTGTTGACGCAAATGTCTATATGTATCGCATAGGAATGGATACACAGAGCATGAATCTTTTAAATATGCAAAAAAGATGTGATCAGCATGAGAAAGTGCTACAAAGGTTATTGATTTATTGCAGTGCACACAGGGGAAATATCAATGAGCGGGCAATGATTGCAGCTGTAGCAAGAGTGGTAACTAGTCAATATAAAATATATTTGAGTTTTGGTCACAGTCGAAAAAAAGCTATGATACAGATGGACCTTATGCTAAAGCACAATTATAAAAAGATTTACGATGCAGTGCAAAATCAAGCAGTGTGTTGGATACGTAGGAGTAGATATTGTTTATTTGATGTGGCAGCATTTGCTGTAAGAAGGAGTATAAAGTAG
- a CDS encoding glycosyltransferase family 2 protein has protein sequence MKIQSILYPMGEICTEQSMYYRDVGECRIFNTYFNLFSVAKWKKYTDITQIKLVFEARGVREVCIYDLHGIVYRKRIVEKNQQRGEILLNLTDLYEIAWVSIVKERGIEPYFQASFQSVEEPKRNIKICLDICTYHREAFLEKNLYILEEEIFSDEENEDHFKVYVVDNANSLQIRERGWLSVFANKNLGGSGGFTRGIIEAQRNREAEGFTHVLLMDDDIVLEPDALIRSYGILSYLKEEYKDISIAGAMLREDYRYIENAAGERWYNGKLINPKQGLDLRDFRQCIRNEVEENVNYAGWWYCCISLEVATKENLPLPMFIHLDDVEYGLRNCQYGFIYLNGICVWHGVGEHKKTSIYEYYELRNNLLLRAIHRDGASKRKLQKVVIKRMIHSVLYYRYQDVKLNYMAVKDFCRGIEALAQQDGERLHQMILEMGYHSLPVECCTNNRKLIQYVQHFPKVTNEYQLYQKWNTKFGLREKLTFNGWIIPSRSGIISALPFGVAANRLYRVKKVFFFDPETKKGFITRKSYLGLFKSLMYMIRAVLQLEQSQKVIDEYCSRKAILTSEKFWKRYLGEEECQS, from the coding sequence GTGAAAATACAGTCAATTCTTTATCCAATGGGAGAAATCTGTACAGAGCAGTCAATGTACTACAGAGATGTTGGAGAGTGTCGTATATTTAATACTTATTTTAATCTTTTTTCAGTGGCAAAGTGGAAAAAATATACAGATATCACTCAAATTAAGTTAGTATTTGAAGCTAGAGGTGTCCGAGAAGTCTGCATATATGATCTTCATGGAATTGTCTATAGGAAGCGAATTGTAGAGAAAAATCAACAAAGGGGAGAGATTTTACTTAATCTTACAGATTTATATGAGATCGCTTGGGTGAGTATTGTAAAGGAACGAGGGATAGAGCCCTATTTTCAAGCTAGTTTTCAAAGTGTCGAAGAACCCAAACGAAATATAAAAATTTGTCTCGATATTTGTACTTATCACAGGGAAGCATTTTTGGAGAAAAATCTCTATATTCTTGAAGAAGAAATTTTTTCGGATGAAGAGAATGAGGATCATTTTAAGGTCTATGTTGTTGACAATGCCAATTCTTTGCAAATAAGAGAAAGAGGATGGTTAAGCGTATTTGCGAATAAGAATCTTGGAGGAAGTGGGGGATTTACAAGGGGAATTATTGAGGCACAGAGAAATAGGGAAGCAGAAGGATTTACCCATGTACTTCTTATGGATGACGATATTGTTCTTGAACCTGATGCATTGATTCGTTCCTATGGAATTTTATCTTATTTAAAAGAGGAATATAAAGATATTTCTATTGCTGGAGCAATGCTTAGAGAAGATTATCGATATATAGAAAATGCAGCAGGTGAACGATGGTACAATGGGAAATTAATCAATCCAAAGCAAGGACTTGATCTGCGGGATTTTCGGCAGTGTATTCGCAATGAAGTTGAGGAAAATGTAAATTATGCAGGGTGGTGGTATTGTTGTATTTCCTTGGAGGTAGCTACTAAGGAGAATCTTCCACTGCCTATGTTTATTCATCTTGATGATGTGGAATATGGATTGAGAAATTGCCAATATGGTTTTATTTATCTCAATGGTATTTGTGTTTGGCATGGTGTGGGTGAACATAAAAAAACGTCAATTTATGAGTACTATGAACTTCGAAATAATTTGCTATTACGTGCTATACATAGAGATGGTGCGAGTAAGAGAAAGCTACAAAAAGTAGTGATAAAGAGAATGATTCATTCAGTACTATATTATCGCTATCAAGATGTAAAGCTAAATTACATGGCAGTGAAAGATTTTTGCAGAGGAATAGAAGCCTTAGCACAGCAGGATGGGGAGCGCTTACATCAGATGATACTAGAGATGGGGTATCATTCTTTGCCAGTAGAATGTTGCACTAACAATAGAAAACTAATTCAATATGTTCAACATTTCCCTAAAGTTACAAATGAATATCAATTGTATCAAAAGTGGAACACAAAGTTTGGATTGCGAGAAAAATTGACTTTCAATGGGTGGATAATTCCATCTAGGAGTGGTATAATTTCAGCGTTACCGTTTGGGGTGGCAGCAAATCGGTTGTACCGTGTAAAAAAAGTATTCTTTTTTGATCCAGAGACTAAAAAGGGATTTATCACAAGAAAGAGTTATCTAGGCCTATTCAAAAGTTTAATGTATATGATCAGAGCCGTTTTACAGCTTGAGCAAAGTCAAAAGGTTATAGATGAGTATTGTAGTCGTAAAGCGATATTGACCAGCGAGAAATTTTGGAAAAGATATCTAGGAGAAGAAGAATGTCAAAGTTAA
- a CDS encoding ABC transporter permease — MSKLIRRLSIFRNYQPLLSQLVTKDIKLKYRRSFLGYFWSILNPLLIMIIMVIVFSNMFRFDIKNYPVYLIIGQTIFGFVNESTNQAMFSIVGNAPLLKKTYVPKYIFTFSKVTSCLVNTAFSLGAMLIVFIVCRIQFTVYMMYIPIVLFQVYIFCIGLGLFLAQATVFFRDIQYIYAAFMTVWMYLTPIFYPMEQLPAGLQTMIKTFNPLYSYVAQFRILVLEMRLPSLGMILQGFTIAVIAMILGSWCFTKTQDKFILYI; from the coding sequence ATGTCAAAGTTAATAAGGCGATTAAGCATATTTCGCAATTATCAGCCACTACTTAGCCAATTGGTCACAAAGGATATTAAGTTAAAGTATCGAAGAAGTTTTTTGGGATATTTTTGGAGCATTTTAAATCCATTGTTAATTATGATCATTATGGTTATTGTATTTTCAAATATGTTTCGTTTTGATATTAAGAATTATCCGGTGTATTTGATTATCGGTCAGACAATATTTGGTTTTGTTAATGAATCTACGAATCAAGCAATGTTTTCAATTGTTGGTAATGCTCCACTCTTGAAAAAGACCTATGTTCCTAAATACATTTTTACTTTTTCCAAAGTTACTAGTTGTTTAGTGAACACAGCATTTTCTTTAGGAGCAATGTTAATTGTATTTATTGTTTGCAGAATACAATTTACAGTCTATATGATGTATATTCCGATTGTATTATTTCAAGTATATATTTTTTGTATTGGATTAGGCCTATTCTTAGCTCAGGCGACGGTGTTTTTTCGAGATATTCAATATATTTATGCTGCGTTTATGACAGTGTGGATGTATTTGACACCTATTTTTTATCCAATGGAGCAACTGCCGGCGGGCCTGCAAACTATGATTAAGACCTTTAATCCATTGTATTCTTATGTTGCACAGTTTCGAATTTTAGTATTAGAGATGAGATTGCCAAGCTTAGGCATGATTCTTCAGGGCTTTACGATTGCAGTGATTGCTATGATATTGGGGAGCTGGTGCTTTACGAAGACACAGGATAAGTTTATTCTCTATATTTAA
- a CDS encoding ABC transporter ATP-binding protein → MKEKTLVDDYIIEVENATIRFNMASERIDNLKEYFIKLIKRELMFKEFLALKDVNLKIRRGEAWGIIGTNGSGKSTLLKMICGILKPYKGTVKINGTIAPLIELGAGFDGDLTARENIFLNGAVLGYDSHFMEDHFKDIVDFAELWDFLDMPIKNYSSGMAARLGFAIATVVRPDILICDEVLAVGDYAFQQKCERRMNDMRKQGTTLLFVSHSIDSVKEVCDHALWLRKGVEVQSGLVNEVCDAYMESLEK, encoded by the coding sequence ATGAAGGAGAAAACACTAGTGGATGATTACATAATTGAAGTAGAAAATGCTACGATACGATTTAACATGGCTTCGGAGCGAATTGATAATCTGAAGGAATACTTTATTAAGTTAATAAAGAGAGAGTTGATGTTTAAGGAGTTTTTGGCTCTCAAGGATGTCAATTTAAAAATTCGAAGAGGTGAGGCCTGGGGAATTATTGGGACGAATGGATCAGGAAAATCCACATTATTAAAGATGATTTGTGGAATCTTAAAGCCATATAAAGGGACAGTAAAAATTAATGGAACTATTGCCCCGTTGATTGAGCTAGGAGCAGGATTTGATGGCGATTTGACAGCCAGAGAGAATATATTTTTAAATGGTGCAGTGCTTGGCTATGATAGTCATTTTATGGAGGATCATTTTAAGGATATTGTAGATTTCGCAGAGCTGTGGGATTTTTTGGATATGCCAATTAAAAATTATTCTTCAGGTATGGCGGCAAGGTTGGGATTTGCTATTGCCACAGTTGTTCGGCCGGATATTTTAATTTGTGATGAAGTACTGGCTGTTGGAGATTATGCATTTCAACAAAAATGTGAGCGGCGAATGAATGATATGAGAAAGCAAGGAACAACGCTTTTATTTGTGTCTCATTCGATTGATTCAGTTAAAGAGGTTTGTGACCACGCCTTATGGCTGCGAAAAGGTGTAGAGGTTCAGTCTGGACTTGTAAATGAAGTTTGTGATGCCTATATGGAATCATTAGAAAAGTAA
- a CDS encoding glycosyltransferase, translated as MRFKLQDILWPKAGLCGEKLLYYRLGKNPVHDVWTLEHADKSADTGVRKLGDCGLLFKEDGVASFDTYFNGFSIEKWKKYTILDQLFLDLKIKGKFRVTLYSKQKLVDDLLEKPIFETIIEAKNDEVRTILFPEAYTVGMLCFELTALEDGSCFYGGEFYTEVEEEKIRNVKIAIGICTFKREAYVTKNIGILNEHIIENQNSDLNGHLEVFASDNGQTLDIDQLSSEKIHIVKNKNTGGAGGFTRCMIEASRANEKGMGITHMLLMDDDIVIDPESIVKTYKILSLLKEEYKDSFIGGAMLRIDKQYSQVESGAVWNAGRLEPLKMGLDMRMLMDCIYNEWEEYREYNAWWYCCFPMDIVRSDNLPMPIFIRGDDLEYGLRNMKNLILMNGICVWHEPFENKYSSFLEYYIIRNKLIDNSMHCPWYGKNDLKKDMFKAITREIVYYRYKNVDLILRGVADFLKGVDWLLKSDGEKLHKEIMAAGYKAEPLENLDVPFSYPEYDKERHKKSSPINKLKRILTLNGYLLRTRGNVVTSMSSIRPINAYRAKKILQYDVTSKKAFVTEKDNKKLLECYAKMNYMFREIDKRYDTAKKSYQSRCKEVQNIEFWERYLGL; from the coding sequence ATGCGATTTAAATTACAGGATATTCTTTGGCCAAAGGCGGGATTGTGTGGAGAAAAACTTTTGTATTATCGATTGGGAAAAAATCCTGTACATGATGTATGGACATTAGAGCATGCAGATAAGAGTGCAGATACAGGAGTAAGAAAGCTCGGAGATTGTGGTCTTCTCTTTAAAGAGGATGGTGTAGCATCTTTTGATACCTATTTTAATGGCTTTTCAATTGAAAAATGGAAGAAGTACACTATACTTGATCAACTATTTTTAGATTTAAAAATCAAGGGAAAGTTTCGAGTTACATTATATTCTAAGCAAAAATTGGTGGATGATTTGCTTGAAAAACCAATTTTTGAGACAATCATTGAGGCAAAGAATGACGAAGTAAGAACAATTTTATTTCCAGAAGCCTATACTGTGGGTATGCTCTGCTTTGAACTTACTGCATTAGAGGATGGTTCATGTTTTTATGGTGGCGAATTTTATACAGAAGTTGAAGAAGAAAAGATTCGCAATGTTAAGATTGCTATTGGTATCTGTACTTTTAAGAGAGAGGCGTATGTCACAAAAAATATTGGCATCTTAAATGAGCATATTATTGAAAATCAGAATTCAGATTTGAATGGACATCTTGAAGTTTTTGCCTCAGACAATGGGCAGACCTTAGACATTGATCAGTTGTCTTCAGAGAAAATTCACATTGTAAAGAATAAAAATACTGGTGGAGCTGGTGGATTTACAAGATGTATGATTGAGGCAAGTCGTGCTAATGAGAAGGGAATGGGGATTACCCATATGCTCTTGATGGATGATGACATTGTGATTGATCCAGAGTCTATTGTGAAAACATACAAAATTTTATCCTTGCTAAAGGAAGAGTATAAGGATTCCTTTATTGGTGGAGCAATGCTTCGCATCGACAAACAATATTCTCAAGTGGAATCAGGAGCTGTTTGGAATGCGGGAAGACTTGAGCCACTAAAGATGGGACTTGATATGCGAATGCTAATGGATTGCATTTACAATGAGTGGGAGGAGTACAGAGAGTATAATGCTTGGTGGTATTGCTGTTTTCCAATGGACATTGTAAGATCAGATAATCTTCCTATGCCAATTTTTATTCGAGGTGATGACTTAGAGTATGGTCTTAGAAATATGAAGAATTTAATTTTGATGAATGGAATTTGTGTATGGCACGAGCCATTTGAAAATAAATATTCTTCATTCCTTGAGTACTATATTATCCGAAATAAATTGATTGACAATTCTATGCACTGTCCTTGGTATGGAAAAAATGATTTAAAGAAGGATATGTTTAAAGCAATCACAAGAGAGATTGTATATTACCGCTATAAAAATGTTGATTTAATTCTTCGTGGCGTGGCTGATTTCTTAAAGGGTGTGGATTGGCTGTTAAAGTCAGATGGTGAAAAGCTTCATAAGGAGATTATGGCGGCAGGGTATAAGGCCGAGCCGTTGGAAAATTTAGATGTTCCATTTTCCTATCCAGAGTATGACAAGGAAAGACATAAAAAGAGTTCACCAATAAATAAGTTAAAGAGGATATTGACGCTCAATGGTTATCTTTTAAGAACAAGGGGAAATGTAGTTACTTCGATGTCTTCTATCCGCCCGATTAATGCCTATAGAGCAAAAAAGATTCTACAATATGATGTGACATCAAAAAAAGCCTTTGTTACAGAGAAGGACAATAAAAAGTTATTAGAGTGCTATGCAAAGATGAATTATATGTTCAGAGAAATTGATAAGCGCTATGATACAGCAAAAAAGAGTTATCAAAGTCGATGCAAGGAAGTGCAGAATATTGAATTCTGGGAAAGGTACCTAGGATTGTAA
- the rffA gene encoding dTDP-4-amino-4,6-dideoxygalactose transaminase: protein MINFNVPPFVGPELDAVKKAIENHKICGDGEFTKKCNAWLEERTSSSKVLLTTSCTHATEMAALLGNIQPGDEVIMPSYTFVSTADAFVLRGAKVVFVDIRPDTMNMDEYLIEDAITEKTRAIVPVHYAGVACEMDKIMEIAKKYHLLVIEDAAQGIMSTYKGKALGAIGDYGCFSFHETKNYSMGEGGALLIRDPENIERAEIIREKGTNRSKFFRGQIDKYTWVDAGSSYLPSEMNAAYLYAELEVADEINQNRMDSWNRYYKGLKELEDAGKINLPVIPENCLHNAHMFYFKAKDLAERTAFISFMRENEIGCVFHYIPLHSAPAGKKFGRFHGEDRYTTKESERLVRLPMYYNLKLEDQQKVIDKIKEFYR from the coding sequence ATGATTAATTTTAATGTACCACCATTCGTGGGTCCAGAGTTAGATGCAGTAAAGAAGGCAATTGAAAACCATAAGATTTGTGGTGATGGAGAATTTACTAAAAAGTGTAATGCGTGGTTGGAGGAAAGAACTTCTTCTTCAAAAGTATTGTTGACAACTTCTTGCACGCATGCGACAGAAATGGCTGCTTTGCTTGGCAATATTCAGCCAGGGGATGAAGTGATTATGCCTTCCTATACTTTTGTATCGACAGCAGATGCCTTTGTACTTCGTGGAGCTAAGGTAGTATTTGTGGATATTCGTCCAGATACTATGAATATGGATGAATATCTCATTGAGGATGCTATTACAGAAAAGACAAGAGCGATTGTTCCGGTGCATTATGCTGGTGTAGCATGTGAGATGGACAAAATTATGGAGATTGCAAAGAAGTATCATTTGCTTGTCATCGAAGATGCCGCACAGGGAATTATGAGCACATATAAAGGAAAGGCACTTGGTGCTATTGGTGATTATGGATGTTTTAGTTTCCATGAAACAAAGAATTATTCTATGGGAGAGGGTGGAGCACTTCTTATCAGAGACCCAGAAAATATAGAAAGAGCAGAGATTATACGAGAAAAGGGAACAAACAGAAGTAAGTTTTTCCGTGGACAGATTGATAAATATACTTGGGTAGATGCAGGATCTTCCTATCTTCCGAGTGAGATGAATGCAGCCTATTTGTATGCAGAACTTGAGGTGGCTGATGAAATTAATCAAAATCGAATGGACAGTTGGAATAGATACTACAAAGGACTTAAGGAGTTAGAGGATGCTGGAAAGATAAATCTTCCAGTTATTCCAGAGAATTGTCTACACAATGCACATATGTTTTACTTTAAGGCTAAGGATTTGGCAGAAAGAACAGCATTTATTTCATTTATGCGTGAAAATGAGATTGGTTGTGTATTCCATTATATTCCATTGCATTCTGCACCAGCTGGAAAAAAGTTTGGAAGATTTCATGGAGAAGATCGCTACACGACAAAAGAGAGCGAACGATTAGTGCGTTTACCAATGTATTATAATTTGAAACTTGAGGATCAGCAAAAGGTGATTGATAAAATAAAGGAGTTCTATCGCTAA
- the rfbA gene encoding glucose-1-phosphate thymidylyltransferase RfbA: MKGIILAGGAGTRLYPLTLVTSKQLLPVYDKPMIYYPLSTLMLAGIKDILIISTPEDTPRFKELLQDGSQFGIHLSYAVQPTPDGLAQAFIIGEEFIGDDCCAMVLGDNIFYGNGFASILQQAAKGAKEGSATVFGYYVEDPERFGIVEFDSSGKVVSLEEKPEEPKSNYAITGVYFYPKGVAKKAKQVKPSARGELEITTLNSMYLDEETLKVQLLGRGFAWLDTGTMESLLEASEFVSMVEQRQGIMISAPEEIAYRHGWISREELEIAARRYGKSPYGKYLQKVADGKVLSSSMRGE; encoded by the coding sequence ATGAAGGGAATTATACTTGCAGGTGGAGCAGGAACAAGATTGTATCCACTTACTTTAGTAACATCCAAACAGTTATTGCCAGTTTATGATAAGCCAATGATTTATTATCCATTATCTACATTGATGTTGGCAGGAATAAAAGATATTTTGATTATTTCTACACCAGAAGATACACCACGATTTAAAGAACTATTACAAGATGGGTCACAATTTGGTATTCATTTGTCCTATGCAGTACAACCTACACCTGATGGACTTGCTCAAGCCTTTATTATTGGTGAGGAATTTATTGGAGATGATTGCTGTGCGATGGTGCTTGGAGATAATATCTTTTATGGAAATGGATTTGCTTCAATATTACAGCAGGCTGCAAAGGGAGCTAAGGAGGGAAGCGCAACAGTTTTCGGTTATTATGTAGAGGATCCAGAAAGATTTGGCATTGTTGAATTTGATTCAAGTGGTAAAGTGGTTTCACTTGAAGAAAAGCCAGAGGAGCCAAAGAGCAATTATGCAATTACGGGAGTTTATTTCTATCCAAAGGGAGTGGCAAAGAAGGCGAAGCAAGTAAAGCCCTCAGCTAGAGGTGAACTTGAAATTACAACACTAAATTCAATGTATCTTGATGAAGAGACATTAAAGGTTCAATTACTTGGAAGAGGCTTTGCATGGTTGGATACAGGAACAATGGAAAGTCTTTTAGAAGCTTCAGAGTTTGTCAGTATGGTGGAGCAACGCCAAGGAATTATGATTTCAGCTCCTGAGGAGATTGCTTATCGCCATGGTTGGATTAGTCGTGAAGAATTAGAGATTGCTGCAAGGCGATATGGAAAATCACCATATGGAAAGTATTTGCAAAAAGTTGCTGATGGTAAAGTTTTAAGTTCTAGTATGAGGGGAGAATAG
- a CDS encoding transporter — MQKLKVFVQLHILLFIYSLGAVCSKIAGTQSFLSVKFIIFYGLVLIDLFAYALFWQQILKKLPLVTAYANKAITVVWGLLWGMLVFKEKITVFNVVGALVIIFGIYMVVAADEH, encoded by the coding sequence TTGCAAAAATTAAAAGTGTTTGTGCAGCTACATATATTACTCTTTATCTATTCTCTAGGTGCGGTTTGCTCAAAAATTGCAGGAACACAAAGTTTTTTATCGGTAAAGTTTATTATTTTTTATGGCTTGGTTCTTATCGATTTGTTTGCCTATGCATTATTTTGGCAACAAATTTTGAAAAAGTTGCCATTAGTCACAGCTTATGCAAATAAAGCCATCACAGTTGTTTGGGGATTGTTATGGGGAATGTTAGTTTTTAAAGAAAAGATTACGGTATTTAATGTAGTTGGGGCATTGGTTATTATTTTTGGAATATATATGGTGGTGGCAGCAGATGAACATTGA